A genomic region of Microbacterium schleiferi contains the following coding sequences:
- a CDS encoding SDR family oxidoreductase, producing the protein MTLPALAVTGSTGHIGGLVAAHLADAGVAQRILARTPEKAPTLPGAVAVRSSYENTEESRASLAGVDLLFMVSGSESAERLNQHRAFIDAAAAAEVGHIVYLSFFGAAPDATFTLARDHWATEQHIIASGVPFTFLRDNFYTDFFSAMVGDDGVLRGPAGNGRVASVTRADVARVAATVLQSPTEHIGQTYDLTGPEALTFDDIAQTITEITGRSVSYHNETVEEAYESRRAWEAPQWHYDAWVSTYTAIAAGELVPVSGDVERITGRQPESLRDFLTQERE; encoded by the coding sequence ATGACCCTTCCCGCTCTCGCCGTCACTGGCTCGACCGGTCACATCGGAGGCCTCGTCGCCGCGCATCTCGCGGACGCCGGTGTGGCCCAACGCATCCTTGCTCGAACGCCGGAGAAGGCCCCGACGCTGCCGGGGGCTGTCGCGGTGCGCAGCAGCTACGAGAACACCGAGGAGTCTCGTGCCTCGCTGGCTGGCGTCGACCTGCTGTTCATGGTCTCGGGCTCGGAGAGCGCCGAACGACTGAACCAACACCGTGCCTTCATCGACGCGGCAGCCGCTGCCGAGGTCGGCCACATCGTGTACCTGTCGTTCTTCGGCGCCGCACCGGATGCGACCTTCACCCTGGCCCGCGACCACTGGGCCACCGAGCAGCACATCATCGCGTCCGGCGTTCCCTTCACCTTCCTGCGCGACAACTTCTACACCGACTTCTTCTCCGCGATGGTCGGCGACGACGGCGTGCTTCGTGGGCCCGCCGGAAACGGGCGCGTCGCATCCGTCACGCGAGCAGACGTCGCTCGCGTTGCCGCAACCGTGCTCCAGAGCCCCACCGAGCACATCGGGCAGACCTACGACCTCACCGGGCCCGAAGCGCTCACCTTCGACGACATCGCCCAGACCATCACCGAGATCACCGGGCGTTCCGTGTCGTACCACAACGAGACCGTCGAGGAGGCGTACGAGTCGCGGCGTGCCTGGGAGGCGCCGCAGTGGCATTACGACGCATGGGTCTCGACCTATACGGCCATCGCCGCCGGTGAGCTCGTGCCCGTGAGCGGTGACGTGGAGCGGATCACCGGGCGCCAGCCGGAGAGTCTGCGCGACTTTCTCACGCAGGAGCGCGAGTAG
- a CDS encoding aminotransferase class IV, giving the protein MIKLILSRGIEHGPTPTAWTTLAPAADFTAVRERGIRVVTLDRGYDSTVPARAPWLLLGAKTLSYAVNMASLREARRRGADDAIFVTTDGFVLEAPTASLVVRRGDRFTTPAPTGGILHGTTQLSLFAYLEERGFETGYEQIPTEALATVDAAWLVSSVRLAAPITAVDRADIPTDAALTADLNAYLLSPRD; this is encoded by the coding sequence GTGATCAAGCTCATTCTCAGCCGCGGGATCGAGCACGGTCCGACGCCCACGGCGTGGACGACACTCGCGCCAGCAGCCGACTTCACGGCGGTGCGGGAGCGCGGCATCCGCGTCGTGACCCTCGACCGTGGCTACGACTCGACAGTTCCCGCCCGGGCGCCGTGGCTGTTGCTCGGCGCCAAGACACTCTCGTACGCGGTCAACATGGCTTCTCTTCGCGAGGCTCGGCGCCGCGGAGCCGATGACGCGATCTTCGTGACGACCGATGGGTTCGTCCTCGAGGCGCCCACCGCATCGCTCGTGGTGCGCCGGGGCGACAGGTTCACGACACCCGCGCCGACGGGCGGCATCCTGCACGGCACGACACAGCTCAGTCTGTTCGCGTATCTCGAAGAGCGTGGCTTTGAGACGGGCTACGAGCAGATTCCGACAGAGGCTCTCGCCACCGTGGACGCCGCCTGGCTCGTCTCCAGCGTCCGCCTCGCGGCGCCGATCACAGCCGTCGACCGCGCCGACATCCCCACGGATGCCGCACTCACGGCGGACCTGAACGCCTACCTGTTGAGCCCGCGCGACTGA
- the sigK gene encoding ECF RNA polymerase sigma factor SigK produces the protein MVIDGMDVPDDGAGVVDHIAELLERIARGDSEAFASLYDTLSSRVFGLILRVLVDRSQSEEVLQEVFLEVWQSAARFAPNKGQGRSWVLTIAHRRAVDRVRASQASVDRDIRVGFRDIDVAHDGVAEQAELRIESRRVTEALAALPESQREALTLAYFGGYSQSEVAALVGAPLGTVKTRMRDGLSRLRAEMGVAS, from the coding sequence ATGGTGATCGACGGCATGGACGTGCCAGACGACGGAGCGGGCGTCGTCGATCACATCGCGGAGCTTCTCGAGCGCATCGCGCGCGGTGACAGCGAGGCCTTCGCGAGCCTCTATGACACGCTCTCTTCGCGCGTGTTCGGTCTCATCCTTCGAGTTCTGGTCGACCGGTCCCAGAGCGAAGAGGTCCTGCAAGAAGTGTTCCTGGAGGTGTGGCAATCCGCCGCGCGTTTCGCTCCGAACAAAGGCCAGGGCAGATCCTGGGTGCTGACGATCGCACACCGCCGAGCCGTCGACCGCGTGCGGGCTTCGCAGGCGAGCGTCGATCGTGACATCCGGGTCGGGTTCCGTGACATCGATGTCGCCCACGACGGCGTCGCCGAGCAAGCGGAACTGCGGATCGAGAGCCGACGGGTGACAGAAGCTCTCGCCGCCCTTCCCGAATCACAACGCGAGGCCCTCACCCTCGCGTATTTCGGGGGTTACAGTCAGAGCGAAGTCGCGGCGCTGGTGGGGGCGCCGCTCGGAACAGTGAAGACCCGGATGCGTGACGGCCTGTCGCGCCTGAGAGCAGAGATGGGGGTGGCCTCATGA
- a CDS encoding peptidase M56 family protein — protein sequence MIPDVTMSPRFARALRAELVSHVREKLRPWWRRRAFLLGAGVFAATAAVGSGIAVAVSNVLPGGVETFSLSEPVGKTATGSGLIELGDPPAEATGVTLALTCDSPGTFHFDDGSQLTCTVGDEGSTVTVALPLTTPVSVTTDPDSAWTASAAYVISTTHPWAVNANGQTYGVVTSAGSPDLVAVVATNGKEGYVRSSELAEAAGDLDFRSPEAALEWQESVAGTTASLTVYLSDGTTEIGTFLIER from the coding sequence ATGATTCCCGACGTCACGATGAGCCCGCGCTTCGCTCGGGCGCTGCGCGCGGAGCTCGTTTCGCACGTGCGCGAGAAGCTGCGCCCCTGGTGGCGACGCCGGGCGTTCCTCCTGGGCGCCGGCGTGTTCGCCGCCACCGCGGCGGTGGGTTCGGGGATCGCTGTCGCTGTGTCGAACGTGCTGCCGGGTGGGGTCGAAACCTTCTCGCTGAGCGAACCGGTGGGAAAGACCGCAACCGGCAGCGGGCTGATCGAGCTGGGCGATCCGCCTGCCGAAGCGACCGGGGTGACTCTCGCGCTGACGTGCGATTCACCGGGAACATTTCACTTCGACGACGGATCACAGCTGACCTGCACCGTCGGCGATGAAGGTTCGACCGTCACCGTGGCCTTGCCGCTGACCACGCCCGTGTCAGTCACAACAGACCCCGATTCGGCGTGGACGGCGTCGGCTGCCTACGTCATCTCGACCACGCATCCGTGGGCCGTCAACGCGAACGGCCAGACGTATGGGGTGGTGACCTCGGCAGGGAGCCCCGACCTGGTGGCCGTCGTCGCAACCAACGGCAAGGAGGGCTATGTGCGTTCGAGCGAACTCGCCGAGGCAGCTGGCGATCTCGACTTCCGCTCACCGGAAGCCGCGCTCGAGTGGCAGGAATCGGTAGCCGGAACCACGGCGTCGCTCACGGTCTATCTGTCAGACGGGACAACCGAGATTGGGACGTTCCTGATCGAACGGTGA
- a CDS encoding TA system VapC family ribonuclease toxin codes for MKLVDANVLLYAVDADARHHTEAKAWLDTALNSRETVAIPWVCALAFVRLTTSSRIYPNPLPVDRAFDILNGWMSRSSVISLEPGSGHADRMRTLLAEVGTGGNLVTDAHLAALAVENRATIVTFDGDFARFPGVVWHRPGD; via the coding sequence GTGAAACTCGTTGATGCCAATGTCCTGCTCTACGCCGTCGACGCGGATGCGCGTCATCACACAGAAGCTAAGGCCTGGCTCGACACCGCTCTGAATTCGAGGGAGACTGTCGCGATCCCGTGGGTATGCGCGTTGGCTTTTGTCCGCCTGACAACGAGTTCTCGGATCTACCCGAATCCGCTGCCGGTCGACCGTGCTTTCGACATCCTCAACGGATGGATGAGCCGATCTAGTGTCATCAGCCTTGAGCCAGGAAGCGGACACGCGGACAGGATGCGCACGCTTCTTGCCGAGGTGGGAACCGGCGGAAATCTCGTCACGGATGCCCACCTCGCCGCGCTCGCGGTCGAGAATCGCGCAACGATCGTGACGTTCGACGGCGATTTTGCGCGATTCCCGGGCGTTGTGTGGCACCGACCCGGGGACTGA
- a CDS encoding fasciclin domain-containing protein, producing MLITKKSRVAAGASLAFVAALALSACSTASTGDMDDEMAETPMTEQTTPMDDVEEMDAAAYLVGPGCMEYAEAVPSGAGSVDGMAMDPVATAASNNPLLTTLTAAVSGQLNPDVNLVDTLNGGDFTVFAPVDDAFAKIDQATIDTLSTDSDLLTSILTYHVVPGQILPEDLPGTHTTVQGADVEVTGSGDSLMVNDAMVICGGVQTANAVVYLVDTVLMPPM from the coding sequence ATGTTGATCACCAAGAAGTCGCGCGTCGCAGCTGGCGCCTCGCTGGCGTTCGTCGCCGCGCTCGCCCTGTCCGCCTGCTCCACCGCCAGCACGGGGGACATGGATGACGAGATGGCCGAGACGCCGATGACCGAACAGACCACCCCCATGGATGACGTGGAGGAGATGGATGCCGCCGCCTACCTCGTAGGCCCGGGCTGCATGGAGTACGCCGAGGCTGTGCCCTCGGGCGCCGGCTCCGTTGACGGCATGGCGATGGACCCGGTCGCGACCGCGGCATCCAACAACCCGCTGCTGACGACCCTCACGGCTGCCGTCAGCGGCCAGCTGAACCCCGACGTGAATCTCGTCGACACGCTCAACGGTGGCGACTTCACCGTCTTCGCACCCGTCGATGACGCGTTCGCGAAGATCGACCAGGCCACGATCGACACGCTGTCGACCGACTCCGACCTGCTGACCTCGATCCTGACCTACCACGTGGTTCCCGGTCAGATCCTGCCCGAGGACCTTCCCGGCACTCACACGACCGTGCAGGGTGCTGATGTCGAGGTGACCGGTTCGGGCGACTCGCTCATGGTCAACGACGCCATGGTCATCTGCGGTGGAGTCCAGACCGCCAACGCTGTCGTGTACCTCGTCGACACGGTGCTCATGCCTCCCATGTGA
- a CDS encoding antitoxin — MRTTITLTSAAEEAVRKVMRERGLSFKDAVNSAILAGLDPGPASAYETPVHRLGRARMPLDRALAVAADLEDEAITLKQELAK, encoded by the coding sequence GTGCGAACCACGATCACGCTGACATCGGCTGCAGAGGAGGCCGTGCGCAAGGTCATGCGTGAACGCGGCCTATCGTTCAAAGACGCCGTGAACTCGGCGATCCTCGCTGGTCTGGATCCCGGCCCGGCATCCGCGTACGAAACGCCGGTTCACAGGCTCGGAAGGGCGCGCATGCCGCTGGACCGCGCTCTCGCTGTTGCAGCCGACCTCGAAGACGAAGCCATCACTCTGAAGCAAGAGCTCGCGAAGTGA
- a CDS encoding DNA-directed RNA polymerase subunit beta gives MSDDSRPYHKPVRRPAELFDRLFAAEDPAEVSRVAHSTAQALLSRVRTNPDEAVVDRLVAFTAEHGIDDIAELWSRSPAKTLPGALWRLYLVQLMIHDDPLTAALTYERGRAALDTADALIAGAPVPASPDELVSLVDTILRGLFSGDFAVALDRAAAFCRVQAAGATHLADDYDATESDRSAAFTTRALRLSDYASDLSACAALWRRESLT, from the coding sequence GTGAGTGACGACTCCCGGCCCTACCACAAGCCCGTGCGCAGACCCGCGGAGCTGTTCGACCGGCTGTTCGCCGCGGAAGACCCCGCGGAGGTTTCCCGGGTCGCCCATTCGACGGCCCAGGCGCTGTTGTCGCGCGTGCGGACCAACCCGGACGAGGCCGTTGTCGACAGGCTCGTGGCGTTCACCGCCGAGCACGGAATCGACGACATAGCTGAGTTGTGGTCTCGGTCCCCAGCGAAGACCCTGCCCGGAGCGCTGTGGCGTCTGTATCTCGTACAGCTCATGATCCATGACGACCCGCTCACAGCCGCACTGACATATGAACGGGGACGGGCCGCGCTCGACACGGCTGACGCGCTCATCGCCGGCGCGCCCGTTCCCGCGAGCCCCGATGAACTGGTGTCGCTGGTCGACACGATCCTTCGAGGTCTCTTCAGCGGGGATTTCGCGGTAGCCCTCGACCGGGCGGCGGCGTTCTGCCGCGTGCAGGCTGCCGGCGCCACGCACCTGGCCGACGACTACGACGCCACCGAGTCAGACCGCAGCGCCGCCTTCACGACACGCGCCCTGCGTCTGAGTGACTACGCATCCGATCTGAGCGCCTGCGCCGCCCTCTGGCGCCGCGAATCCCTCACCTAG
- a CDS encoding arsenate reductase ArsC, with the protein MSTTPPVVLFVCVHNAGRSQIAAGYLQALAGDRVEVRSAGSQPKDQINPVAVQVMAEEGIDIANNAPKVLTVQSVQESDVVITMGCGDACPIYPGKRYEDWQLDDPAGQDVETVRRIRDEIRGRVEALLSEIAPAA; encoded by the coding sequence ATGTCGACCACCCCGCCCGTTGTCCTGTTCGTCTGCGTCCACAACGCCGGACGATCCCAGATCGCCGCGGGCTACCTGCAGGCTCTCGCCGGCGACCGTGTCGAGGTGCGCTCAGCCGGATCGCAGCCGAAGGACCAGATCAACCCGGTAGCGGTGCAGGTGATGGCCGAAGAGGGCATCGACATCGCGAACAATGCCCCGAAGGTGCTGACGGTGCAGTCGGTGCAGGAGTCCGACGTGGTCATCACGATGGGATGCGGCGATGCTTGCCCCATCTACCCCGGCAAGCGCTACGAAGACTGGCAGCTCGATGACCCGGCAGGCCAGGATGTCGAGACCGTGCGCCGCATCCGTGACGAAATCCGGGGGCGCGTCGAAGCGCTGCTGTCCGAGATCGCCCCCGCAGCGTGA
- a CDS encoding anti-sigma factor translates to MNEKEFAELSAASALGALDADQQQAFDLALAMHPEWRGIAERDLETAAALADYAPEVEPPDELRHHILTRIALTPQTDAIPVGAEPLPSTGVIQTQSRTRWMRSMFALAASLVLLVALGFTAVSLSDSLNRPDAVVALEQVQAAPDAQSAAAEFESGGGESTVYWSESVGKAVIVSDGLPQIAEDQSFELWFIRDNTPIAAGAYDPSGGDQDTWVLQGAMEPGDTIAITIEPQGGSPDGVPTGDPVVAIPT, encoded by the coding sequence ATGAACGAGAAGGAGTTCGCCGAGCTGTCGGCGGCATCCGCCCTGGGCGCCCTCGACGCGGATCAGCAGCAGGCCTTCGACCTCGCCCTCGCGATGCATCCGGAGTGGCGCGGGATCGCCGAACGCGACCTCGAGACCGCAGCAGCGCTCGCCGACTACGCCCCTGAGGTCGAGCCCCCGGATGAGTTGCGCCACCACATCCTCACCCGGATCGCGCTGACGCCGCAGACCGATGCCATCCCGGTCGGCGCAGAGCCTCTCCCCAGCACCGGCGTGATCCAGACGCAATCGCGCACCCGGTGGATGCGGAGCATGTTCGCGCTCGCGGCATCCTTGGTTCTTCTTGTCGCGCTGGGGTTCACGGCGGTGAGTCTCAGCGACTCGCTCAACCGTCCGGATGCCGTCGTTGCATTGGAGCAAGTGCAGGCAGCACCCGACGCGCAATCCGCTGCAGCCGAGTTCGAGAGCGGTGGCGGAGAGTCGACGGTCTATTGGTCGGAGTCAGTCGGTAAGGCCGTCATCGTGTCGGATGGGCTGCCGCAGATCGCCGAGGACCAGAGCTTCGAACTGTGGTTCATCCGTGACAACACGCCGATCGCGGCCGGAGCGTACGATCCGAGCGGCGGCGATCAGGACACCTGGGTCCTGCAGGGCGCCATGGAGCCCGGCGACACCATCGCGATCACCATCGAACCGCAGGGCGGGTCACCGGATGGCGTCCCGACCGGTGACCCGGTCGTCGCGATTCCGACCTGA
- a CDS encoding RNA polymerase sigma factor, protein MSDSQDDASHWVKVLGGDAASFGVLFDRHGDRVFRHAMYQLGNREDAEDAVASAFLELWRRRSRVRVSNGSILPWLLVTTTNLSRNLSRARRRYRELLTRLPRESQSPDDTEELVRRRLDAQHDLSVAAPALARLSATDRALLTLTTVEELPIADVAVALGISEGAARVRLHRVKSRLRDQVSAARNEVDS, encoded by the coding sequence ATGAGCGACAGTCAGGATGACGCCTCCCACTGGGTCAAGGTGCTCGGCGGGGACGCAGCGTCATTCGGCGTGCTGTTCGATCGACACGGCGACCGCGTGTTTCGACACGCGATGTACCAGCTCGGGAACAGGGAAGATGCGGAGGATGCGGTAGCCAGCGCCTTCCTCGAGTTGTGGCGGCGGCGGTCACGCGTTCGAGTCTCCAACGGCTCGATCCTGCCGTGGCTGCTCGTGACCACGACGAACCTGTCGCGGAACCTCTCGCGGGCACGGCGTCGCTACCGGGAGCTTCTGACGCGGCTGCCTCGCGAGTCGCAAAGTCCCGACGACACGGAAGAACTCGTCCGGCGTCGCCTGGATGCTCAGCACGATCTCTCGGTCGCGGCACCGGCACTCGCGCGACTGAGCGCCACCGATCGCGCACTGCTCACCCTCACAACAGTGGAGGAGCTGCCGATCGCCGATGTTGCGGTCGCCCTGGGGATCTCCGAGGGCGCGGCGCGCGTCCGACTTCACCGCGTCAAGTCCCGTCTGCGAGATCAGGTCAGCGCCGCAAGGAATGAGGTGGATTCATGA
- a CDS encoding endonuclease domain-containing protein, producing the protein MRHILRQILHCRGTEEFFVVLESALRQRLAGASDLRWLRSRTNAAAREAIDLARKDADSGLESLLRWRLRHLGVSVRTQVPITGVGVVDAVIGERLLIELDGRENHDGTSMRHKDLVRDANAALWGYTTLRFDYALVVHDWELVEAAILGALGRPLP; encoded by the coding sequence GTGCGGCACATACTGCGGCAGATTCTGCACTGCCGCGGAACAGAGGAATTCTTCGTCGTCCTCGAATCCGCGCTGCGGCAGCGGCTCGCTGGCGCGAGCGATCTGCGTTGGCTGCGGTCTCGGACGAACGCCGCGGCCCGTGAAGCCATCGACCTGGCGCGGAAGGATGCCGACAGCGGCCTCGAGTCGCTCCTGCGGTGGCGCCTCCGGCACCTCGGCGTGAGCGTGCGAACGCAAGTGCCCATAACCGGCGTCGGCGTCGTGGATGCTGTCATCGGTGAACGTCTGCTGATCGAACTAGACGGTCGAGAGAACCACGACGGCACCAGCATGCGCCACAAAGATCTCGTGAGGGACGCGAACGCTGCCCTCTGGGGCTACACGACGCTCCGCTTCGATTACGCCCTCGTCGTACACGACTGGGAGCTTGTGGAGGCCGCGATCCTCGGCGCGCTCGGGCGCCCGCTGCCGTAA
- a CDS encoding MOSC domain-containing protein codes for MATVEALFRYPVKGFTPEALKQLVVQSDGRVEGDRVLAFRFADAVDPEDDAGLEYWPKKRGLALMDMPSLARLRLEYDRSTRRLRISDAGTVLVEAGLDPDGRAEIEDAVTRAVAAGPDARRLRGEGRLPLTLIGDGVTSRFQDRARGYISLHGSASVAELDKAADPTVDHRRFRSNIVVSGLPAWSEVGWDGVVRIGELRFTIAAPIRRCAAIMANPDDGTRDVNLLRVLTDRFDQEAPTLGILLLPVGGGGTIRVGDPVDRE; via the coding sequence ATGGCGACCGTCGAAGCCCTCTTCCGCTACCCGGTGAAGGGGTTCACCCCCGAGGCCCTCAAACAGCTCGTGGTTCAGTCCGACGGCCGCGTCGAGGGCGATCGCGTCCTGGCCTTCCGGTTTGCGGACGCGGTCGACCCCGAAGACGACGCCGGGCTCGAGTACTGGCCGAAGAAACGCGGGCTCGCGCTCATGGACATGCCCTCGCTCGCGCGCCTGCGGCTCGAATACGACCGATCGACGCGCCGGCTCCGGATCTCGGATGCCGGAACCGTCCTCGTGGAGGCGGGACTCGATCCCGACGGCAGAGCAGAGATCGAGGATGCGGTGACCCGCGCCGTCGCGGCGGGCCCCGATGCGCGGAGGCTCCGGGGCGAGGGGCGCCTGCCGCTCACGCTGATCGGCGACGGGGTAACCTCCCGTTTCCAGGACCGCGCTCGCGGGTATATCTCACTGCACGGCTCAGCATCCGTGGCAGAGCTCGATAAGGCAGCCGACCCGACGGTCGACCACCGACGATTTCGCTCGAACATCGTGGTCTCGGGGCTTCCGGCGTGGAGCGAGGTGGGCTGGGACGGGGTCGTGCGTATCGGCGAGCTGCGGTTCACGATCGCGGCGCCGATCCGTCGGTGCGCGGCGATCATGGCCAACCCGGATGACGGGACGCGGGACGTCAACCTGCTGCGGGTTCTCACGGATCGGTTCGATCAGGAGGCGCCGACTCTCGGCATCCTGCTGCTGCCGGTAGGCGGCGGTGGCACGATCCGTGTCGGCGATCCGGTCGATAGGGAGTGA
- a CDS encoding metalloregulator ArsR/SmtB family transcription factor — protein sequence MDAGTDAALTSLGDPTRARILRLMRSSPEGRVLVGRLASELGLRQPTVSHHMKTLLTDGIVTREPEGRQVWYSVAPDAADRVDAILGRPREVASVDLDRIVSDLATRFGDRVDPDRVREVVTDSHARLSETEAPLLASRTFSFAASRLEALAEASAVSAGTPPSVLFVCVQNAGRSQLAAGILRHLAGDAVTVRTAGSAPTSDVRSTIVTALDEIGVSIGDEFPKPLTDEAVRAADVVITMGCGDACPIYPGTRYLDWDLEDPVGRPLAAVRGIRDDIDQRIRGLLAELRIPATETVNTR from the coding sequence ATGGATGCCGGAACGGACGCCGCACTCACATCGCTGGGCGACCCGACGCGCGCCCGCATCCTGCGACTGATGCGCTCCTCGCCCGAGGGCCGCGTGCTCGTGGGCCGCCTCGCGAGCGAGCTCGGACTGCGCCAGCCCACCGTCAGCCACCACATGAAGACGCTGCTCACCGACGGGATCGTGACCCGAGAACCTGAGGGCCGGCAGGTCTGGTACTCCGTGGCCCCGGATGCCGCCGACCGCGTCGACGCGATTCTCGGCCGTCCGCGCGAGGTGGCATCCGTGGATCTGGACCGGATCGTCAGCGACCTCGCCACGCGATTCGGCGACCGTGTCGACCCCGACCGGGTTCGCGAGGTCGTCACCGACAGCCATGCGCGCCTGTCCGAGACTGAAGCCCCCCTGCTGGCATCCCGCACCTTTTCGTTTGCTGCGAGCAGGCTCGAAGCGCTGGCTGAGGCATCAGCGGTCTCGGCGGGAACGCCGCCGAGCGTGCTGTTCGTGTGCGTGCAGAACGCGGGGCGGTCGCAGCTGGCGGCCGGCATCCTGCGCCACCTCGCCGGTGACGCCGTCACCGTGCGCACGGCTGGGTCAGCACCCACCAGCGACGTCCGCTCCACGATCGTGACCGCGCTGGATGAAATCGGCGTCTCGATCGGCGACGAGTTCCCGAAGCCGCTCACCGACGAAGCGGTACGGGCCGCCGACGTCGTCATCACGATGGGATGCGGCGACGCCTGCCCGATCTACCCCGGCACGCGATATCTCGATTGGGATCTCGAAGATCCGGTGGGGAGGCCGCTGGCTGCTGTGCGCGGCATCCGTGATGACATCGACCAGCGCATCCGCGGGCTGCTCGCCGAGCTCCGTATCCCCGCCACCGAGACGGTGAACACTCGCTGA